One genomic window of Choloepus didactylus isolate mChoDid1 chromosome 27, mChoDid1.pri, whole genome shotgun sequence includes the following:
- the RPS19 gene encoding 40S ribosomal protein S19 — MPGVTVKDVNQQEFVRALAAFLKKSGKLKVPEWVDTVKLAKHKELAPYDENWFYTRAASTARHLYLRGGAGVGSMTKIYGGRQRNGVMPSHFSRGSKSVARRVLQALEGLKMVEKDQDGGRKLTPQGQRDLDRIAGQVAAANKKH; from the exons ATGCCTGGAGTTACTGTAAAAGACGTGAACCAGCAAGAGTTCGTCCGAGCTCTGGCAGCCTTCCTCAAAAA GTCCGGGAAGCTGAAAGTTCCAGAATGGGTAGACACTGTCAAACTGGCCAAGCATAAAGAGCTTGCTCCCTACGATGAGAACTGGTTCTACACACGAGCTG CTTCAACAGCACGGCACCTGTACCTGCGTGGAGGCGCTGGGGTCGGCTCCATGACCAAGATCTACGGGGGGCGTCAGAGGAACGGAGTCATGCCCAGCCACTTCAGCCGAGGCTCCAAGAGCGTGGCCCGTCGGGTCCTCCAAGCCCTGGAGGGGCTGAAAATGGTGGAAAAGGACCAGGATGG GGGCCGCAAACTGACACCTCAGGGACAGAGAGATCTGGACAGAATCGCCGGACAG GTGGCAGCTGCCAACAAGAAACATTAG
- the CD79A gene encoding B-cell antigen receptor complex-associated protein alpha chain yields MPGGPGLLGALPATILLLFTAGPGPWCQALWVDSGPPSVTVNVGDEARLPCLHNGTRANVTWWFILQSNYTWPPVFKGEGQGDRGELTISQVNKSHGGLYQCWVKEENTSHTRSCGTYLRVRKPLPRPFLAMREGTKNRIITAEGIILLFCAVVPGTLLLFRKRWQSEKFGVDIQDDYEDENLYEGLNLDDCSMYEDISRGLQGTYQDVGSLHVGDVQLEKP; encoded by the exons ATGCCCGGGGGCCCAGGACTCCTTGGAGCTCTGCCTGCCACCATCCTCCTCTTGTTCACCGCTGGCCCGG GCCCCTGGTGCCAGGCCCTGTGGGTGGACTCGGGCCCCCCGTCGGTGACGGTGAATGTGGGGGACGAGGCCCGCCTCCCGTGCCTGCACAACGGCACCCGCGCCAATGTCACCTGGTGGTTCATCCTCCAAAGCAACTACACGTGGCCGCCCGTGTTCAAGGGCGAGGGCCAGGGCGACAGGGGCGAGCTGACCATCTCGCAGGTGAACAAGAGCCACGGCGGCCTGTACCAGTGCtgggtcaaggaagaaaacaCATCACACACGCGCTCCTGCGGCACCTACCTCCGCGTGCGCA AGCCCCTCCCCAGACCCTTCCTGGCCATGAGGGAGGGCACCAAGAACCGCATCATCACGGCCGAGGGCATCATCCTGCTGTTCTGCGCCGTGGTGCCCGGGACGCTGCTGCTGTTCCGG AAACGCTGGCAGAGCGAGAAGTTTGGGGTGGACATCCAGGATGACTATGAAGATGAAAATCTCTATGAG GGCCTGAACCTCGATGACTGCTCCATGTATGAGGACATCTCCCGGGGCCTCCAGGGAACCTACCAGGACGTGGGCAGCCTCCACGTCGGAGATGTTCAGCTGGAGAAGCCGTGA